CAGACACTGGGGAACCGTTGGCGGTATTCTATGAAAAAATGTCTAAGTCTAAATACAACGGTGTCGCACCAGAAGATGTACTAGCTAAATACGGTACCGATACCGCCAGGATGTTTATCTTGTTTAAAGCACCACCAGAAAAAGATTTGGAATGGGATGATGCTGATGTAGAAGGGCAATTCCGTTTCCTTAATCGTGTCTGGCGTTTAGTATCGGATTTCGCCGTTAATGGTAGCACTAAACCTAACACCTCTAATGGTGATTTAACTAAACCGGAAAAAGACTTACGACGAGCAATTCATACCGCAATTAAAGAGGTAACTGAGGATTTAGAAGGGGAGTATCAATTTAATACAGCGGTTTCTGAATTGATGAAGCTAAGTAATGGAATTACTGATGCTAAGTGTAAAGACTCCCCGGTCTATAAGGAAGGGATTGAAACCTTGATTACATTACTCGCTCCCTTTGCTCCCCATATTGCTGAAGAACTTTGGCATAGTCTGGGTCATAGCTCCTCAATACACAATCAACCGTGGCTTGAGTATGATCCTGATGCTTTAGTAGCCGATGAAATTACCTTGGTTATTCAAATCAAAGGCAAAACTCGCGGCACTATTCAAGTTCCAGCTAACTCCGATAAGGCAGCCTTAGAAACCTATGCTCGGGAATCTGAGGTAGCACAGCGATATCTAGAGGGTAAGGAGATTAAGAAGGTAATTGTGGTACCCGGTAAATTGGTAAACTTTGTAGTTGTTTGATTGGGAAAAAGCGAACGCGCAGGGGATAGGTAATGGAGCTATCAGCTATCAGCTATCAGCTATCAGCTATCAGCTATCAGCTTCCCTGCACTCATCGCTATATATAGCTACAAAACAATCAGGTTCATTTACCAAGAGCTATGTCTGAACAAAACGCACAAGTCTGTCCTATCTGTGGTTTGACACTCCCCGCCCGCTTATGGACGGGGATTCTTAGTTCCTCGACATGCCTTAAAATTAGCTATCCTGAAAGGCAATACTTAAGCCGAATACCCGTTTAAAAACCAAGTATTTAGTTTAATTTAACTAACCCCAGTGGGCTTATCTCCCTAAGCGTTGAGTTTCCTCAGTTCCCGTGTGCCCCACGGTACTTTTAGTTTTTAATGTTTGCTTTACTGGTTTTCGGTATCTGTTAGGATCCATACGTTTTTAATGAGGTTTTTCGCGCCTCAGGTGCTAACATCGCTTTACGTCGTGAAATTATGACAGTACCGACGAATCCTGTCTGTGTTAGGCCACCTTTCTATTCTAGCAGATTGTTTTAAAAGCCGTCCGTTGTTCGCGCAGCGTGGCCATAGGCCAAGTTACCGTAAGAATAGTGGAGCCTTATTTAATAAGTTTTTACCCTTTTTCTCATAGCCAGTCCCCCATAAAGGCTCCACTATTAATCAGGTTTCTATCCAGCGAAGGACGGGGCTTGAAACCCAAATTTTTGGTCAAAATCATACCGGGAGGGCAAATAGAGGATAAGGTCATCTTTAGCGTGGGACCAGTGGGGACGAGAGCTATCCTTCACCAGCGCGTTTGTCAGTATGTTAAGAAACCCGGCTGCATCAATAAGAATCCATAGCAATTATCAATGGGGTGATGTACTTTCCTCCTAAGCATTCAGCTATCAGCCATCAGCTATCAGCTTTTGGGCGTTGCTTAATAATGGAATGATTTTAAGAGTGAGGTGGAATGGGCATCTTGGTGGAACTGGCATCTTGCCAGTTTCATGCTTATTGTCGGGCGGGCAGGATGCCCACTCTACTCCTATTCAGTGGAATGGGCATCTTGCCTGTTACATTTTTCGGGCGGGCAGGATGCCCACTCTACTCCTATTCATTCGAAGATTCAGCAACCCACCATCTGTAGCCCATTAGCTGAATGCTGAATGCTGAATGCTGAATGCTGAATGCTAATAGCTGAATGCTAATTCACTTTCGCAGTCCCTAATTTACCTAGGAAGTTGCGCACCAGTAAGGTTAGCATTATCAAGGTTAGCGTTAGTCAAATCAGCGTTAATGAAATTAGCGTTACTGAGGTTAGCCCCACTCAAATCAGCACCATTGAGGTTGGCATTCAGAAAGGTGGTGTTACTGAGATCAGCACCCCTAAAGGAACTACCACTTAGGTCAGCACTGATGAAATTTGCCCACACTACGCTAGCACCACTGAAGTCGGCGCGACTCATGTTGGCCCCTGTGGCGTAGGCTGAATCTAAGTTGGCATTGCGGAAGGTTGCCCCTGTGCCATCAATAACTCTCATTGCTGCACTTTCGAGCATGGCATCAGAAAGGTTAGCCCCACTGAGATTGGCTCCCTGGAGGTTAGCATATCTCAGGTCTGCTTCCCTCAAATCAGCTCTGGCTAGGTCAGAATTTACCAGGTCACAGCTTCGACATTCCTTAGTTTGCAGGAGTTGTAGATAATGCTCGCGCACTTCAGCATTGATAGGAGCGATTAACCCTAAGGAGGCTAGCAGTACACTAATTCCTAAGATTCTGAATTTCATAATTTCTGGCCTTATCTTGTTTTGCCTGTATTATGGCAGCGAAGTTCAAGAAATACCTATTATTTCTACCCTGATTACTAATTACTTAAGCATTCAGCCGTCAGCCGTCAGCTGTCAGCCTTCAGCTAAAAGCTCACGCTATGGAACCGTCAGCTGATGTAACAGATATTAAACCAATGCTTACTTGCTTGATTCAAAAGCACCATCTGTAGCCCATAAGCTGATAGCTGATAGCTGATAGCTGATAGCTGATAGCTGATAGCTGATAGCTGATAGCTGATAGCTGATAGCTGATAGCTGATAGCTGATAGCTTACCTAATTACTACTGGGCGATCGCATTGACAAACTAACGCGCTTTAGTTTTTCATTTACTTCCATTACCCGCACCTTCACCACCTGTCCCACTTTGACTATCTGTTTGGGATCTTCTACAAACCGGTCAGCTAGTTGGGAGATATGCACTAACCCATCTTGATGCACGCCGATATCTACGAATGCTCCAAAGTTTACCACATTGGTGACAATTCCTTCTAATTCCATCCCAGGACTGAGGTCTTTGAGCTCATTTACTCCTTCTTTGAAGGTGGCGTACTTAAACTCAGCCCTGGGGTCTCGTCCTGGCTTTTCCAATTCCTGGATAATATCCTCTAGGGTTGGTAAGCCTATAGTATCTGTGACGTAACGGTTCAAATCTACTGATTTGAACCGCTCTGCTCCTTGGTTAATCTTGGCTAGAGGTAGCTGCAAATCCGATGCGATCGCTTTCACTACGGGATAACTCTCTGGATGCACAGCTGTGTTATCCAATGGGTTATCGCCGTTGCGAATCCTTAGGAATCCTGCTGACTGCTCAAAGGCTTTTGGCCCTAACTTTGGTACTTTAAGGATTTCCCGACGATTCCTGAATGCACCTTGCTGATTGCGATAGGTAACAATATTATTAGCAATGGTCGGGGTAATCCCAGAAACAAAGGTTAGCAGTTGAGCAGAAGCAGTGTTTAAATCTACTCCTACATAGTTTACACAACTTTCAACGGTGTCATCAAGTTTCTTTTTGAGTAATTTTTGATCAACATCGTGTTGGTACTGTCCCACACCAATGGATTTAGGGTCAATCTTGACCAACTCTGCTAAGGGGTCTTGTAAGCGTCTGCCAATACTAATCGCTCCCCTGACTGTGACATCTAAATCCGGAAACTCCTCTCGTGCTAGCTCACTGGCGGAATAAATCGATGCCCCAGATTCATTCACCATTACTTTAATTGGTTTGCGCTCCATGGTTTTGAGGACTTCCGAGATAAACTCATCTGTCTCACGAGAGGCTGTACCGTTACCAATGGCAATCAGCTCGATCTGGTAGGTTTCGATTAAATTCTTAATTGTTTTAGCAGCTTGTTCGCGCTTTTGGCTGCCTTGATGGGGAAACACTGCCTGGTATGTGATGTATTTAGCTGTCTCGTCCAGGATAGCCACTTTACAACCAGTGCGGAAGCCTGGGTCTATCGCTAAGGTTGGCTTCATTCCTGCTGGAGCAGATAACAACAGTTCTCGGAGATTGGCTTCAAAGGTTTTAATGGACTCTGCATCAGCATAGGTTTTGCGATCGGCCCGTACTTCTGTAGTTAGGGAGGTTTTCATCAGCCGATTAAACCCATCTTTGAGCATGGTCTGGTAAAACTCTCGCAGTAGGGTAACCTTGGTGTGGATTTCCTCAGACTCTAGGTAGGACATCACATAGTCTTCATCAAAAGAGAGTTCCAGCTTTATTACTCCCTCAGCCTCACCCCTGAGCAGGGCTAACATATTGTGTGGCGCTACAGATTTCACGGGGATTTGGAACTCCCGGTACATTTCAAACTTAGTGGTACCTTCGGGATAATCCTTTTTAATCCGAGACACGAATACTCCCGATTTCAGGAAATAATCCCGTAAATAAGCTCGTAAGTGGGCTTTCTCAGCCACAGCTTCCGCTAATATATCAGAGGCACCTTGCAAAACGTCCTCTACCGTATTGAGCTTATGGTCTGGGGAAATGTATTTAGCGGCTTCTTCAGATAAGGATACTGATTTCACTTCCGGAGTGTTCATCGACTCAATCCAGTCCGCTAAGGGTTCCAGTCCTTTCTCCCTGGCCATGGTTGCCCGAGTGCGTCGTTTGGGTTTATAGGGCAGGTAAAGGTCTTCCAATTCAGTCTTTTGCTGGCAAGCTTCGATCTTAGCCTTTAGTTCATCGGTGAGCTTACCAGCAGATGCGATCGCATTCAGAATTACTGACTTCCGTTGCTCAAGTTCCGTTAGATAAGTATGGCGCTCAGCTATAGTGCGTAGCTGAACTTCATCTAGAGAACCAGTCAGCTCTTTACGATAGCGAGCTATAAACGGAATAGTTGCCCCTTCAGCAAATAAAGACAGGGCATTCTCGATCTGAGTGGCACTTAACGAGAGTTCTTGGGCTAAGATTTGAGGAATAGTGGTCATGTTACCAGGAAAAGGGGAAATTTAAATAGCAAATTGAGAACGCTCTAACCATTAATAATTAACAATTAACGTTAGCTATCAGCTATCAGCTATCAGCTATCAGCTATCAGCTAATGTGGATCACAGGCTAGAAGCCTGTGCCACGTTACTTGAGGTGCTAGCAGGCACTTTAACTGCGCGGGGTCGGATGAGTAAAATGAGCAGGGATTTTAAAGCAGCCGTACCAGCCAGTAAGCTTATTTTCTACCTCCCGTTGATTAGCTGACTGCTGACGGCTGATAGCTGAATGCTTACCAATTAACAGTTCAATTCACAACTAACAATTATGGTTTCTAGCCTTGAAGTAATCAAACCTACCCTAAGTCCAGGTAGTCTCCGTCGAGTCCATCATATTGCTCTGAATGTGAAGGATATCCAAGCATCGCGCCACTTTTATGGTACAGTATTAGGTTTACATGAACTAACTGGGGAAGAAGTGCCCAGTACATTGCGATCGCTAGTCGCAGCGGGAAAAGTCACTAACTTCGTCACCCCAGATGGCATTGTTGTGGATTTGTTTTCCGAGCCAGAGCTATCACCACCCGATCCAGACCCCCATCGTGGCTTTACTCGGGTGAATCATCTCGCCTTTGATATCGATCCTCAGTTATTTGACGAAGCTGTAGAAGTCCTAAAACAAAATCAAATTCCGATCGATCATGGTCCAGTAACTCGTCCTACCGGCAGAGGTATCTATTTTTATGACCCCGATGGATTTATGGTTGAAATTCGTTGTGATCCCATGGAATGAGACGTAAGCAGTCAGCCGTCAGCCGTCAGCCGTCAGCCTTGGCAAAACGTTAATAGCTGATAACTGATAGCTGATAACTGATAATTGATAGCTGATAGCTGATAGCTGATAGCTGATAGCTTTAAAATTTCTAACGTAAAGACCGCTGCTTCTTTTCAAAATACTGTTGATGATAGTCATCAGCTAAATAATAGTCGGAAGCTGGCTTAATTTCGGTAACAATATCCTTATCAAATTTACCAGAAACTTGCAGCTTTTGTTTTGACCGTCTTGCCAGCACTTCTTGTTCCTGATTGTGGAAAAATATCACGGATCGATACTGTTCTCCTCGATCAGGACCTTGGCGGTTCAATGTAGTAGGGTCATGGATAGACCAAAATACTTCAAGTAATTGTTCATAGCTGACTTTTTCCGGGTCATACTCCACCTGTGCCACTTCCGCGTGACCCGTTATTCTTGATAGTACATCAAGATAACATGGGTTAGGAAAATGTCCGCCCATATAACCAACAGAAGTTGAAACTACTCCCTTCACTTTCCGAAATGCTGCTTCTACTCCCCAGAAACAACCACCACCAAATGTCGCTTTTTCCATCATTGTTACGTAGTTATTGATAAATCATTGGTCAGGTTTTACTAATTATATAATAGTTGTTAATTTTTGAGGCAGTAGGGAGTAGGGAGTAGGGAGTAGGGAGTAGGGAGTAGGGAGTAGGGAGTAGGGAGTAGGGAGTAGGGAGTAGGGAGTAGGGAGTAGGGAATCGGGAATCGGGAATCGGTAAAAAATAATGTGTATATTATTAGGATATAAAATGATAGCTCATAGCTGATATTTTTAACCCTAAACTATACCCCCTATCAGAAAATATATTATTTGTAACAAAATGTTTAAATATTAAAAATAGTCTTGACTTTTTTCGAGATATTAGTAATAATAAAAATGTCTGATATTTCGATAAGATTTCTGGACAAAAAGCCGCGCTTCTCGCATGCAGGCCAAAGCGCGGCTTTATCCCCAGGCACAAGCTATGTGTGAGGTAATTCCCATGATGCCAGACAAACGGTCAGTAGATCATCTGGTTTACTGTCAGCGAGCCCTAGACCGGCTTGCCCAAATTGCTGAGAGCCAATCTAGACGGGAAGATTCCTATCTTTCTGCCATGACTGAGCGAGAGGAAATCTTGATTAACCTATACAGCAACTGCCGACTTTCCATGACCCCCCAGGCGTTTTACCGGAAATGGCCAGTGAATCAAGCAGATATGGGTAAGATCTGCTGCCGCTCAAGTTACGCCGTCAACCGGTGGCTGGCCCAAGGTGCTCGCTATAGATCTCCCAGTTCCGATTCCTTACATCATCTTGCGTTAATGGATTTCCTTTTGGAGAATTTCGAGGCAATTCCCAAGGAGTTATTGAATCAACTTTGCTCGAAAGTTGTTCGGTAAAGGGGTGTTGTCTGTTAGAATTAAGAATTAAGAATTTAGAATTTAGAATTAAGAATGGTGAATGGTGAATTAAGAATGGTGAATGGTGAATTCTAAATTAGACCTCTTGCATAAGTCTCATAAACCGTGGGTGTTGACAAGGCAAAAGGGATAGATTTTGATTTCATATTTATTTTTGCAAGAGGTCTATTCTAAATTCTAAATTCTACATTCTAAATTCTAAATTCTACATTCTAAATTCTACATTCTAAATTCTACATTCTACATTCTACATTCTAAATTCTACATTCTACATTCTACATTCTACATTCTACGGCTCTCCCGGCTTTGCGGTGATAAGGCAAGCTTATATTACGTAATTCCGCCAGTTCCAGCCACGTTGATTGTCGATTTTGTGCCTTTTGATACGTTTTTAACCACAGATCAGGGAGAGCCTATCTTTTTAAAAATTGCTTGAGTTTCTATATTCACTCTCTGAATTAACTGATTTTGATTTTTGTAGTAGTTAATCTGCTTTAGAGGTGGCATAAAAAAGCTTTTTGTATTGTTGAAACTATGTTCAAGAAGCTGGGAGTAATTTCTTAGTCTCTGTTGATCGAGCTGATCTAGTTTATAAAAATTTTCCATGTTTTTATAACTTTCAATAATATTCTCTTTCTGCAGAATTATTTTTTTGTATTGTTCTGGAAAATGCTTTTTACATACAAATAAAAAGGCATCAAATATCTGTGAAACCATATTTTCAATTTTAGAATCAATCTGAGGTACATGTTCTTTTATGCCTAGATTAACATCACGGATTGGAATGCCCTTCCCCAGGACAAAAAAGTTGATTGCTGTTTCAATTCCATATGCTGTTGGAAATGTAATAGATTCAATAATATTTTTAGGGATGATGAATTCACCACTTAAAGGATATTTAGGACAAGCTTTACCAAAATCATCAATGCCACAGTTAAAAAGAGATCTATGTAAATTATGAAAGGCAAGTCTACTAGCTCTGCCACTAATAGTGTAACCATCTGAAGAAACGTCGCCAAGTATTTTATTGGGATATTTACATTTTTGATAGTGAGAAGTTACAAAGCAATCGTTATCTGCCGATAGAAAAGCTTTGAGAAGCTTAAATAAAAACAGAGCATTGTACTGTTTTATATCGCAGTCACTGAATGCAATATTATACGCTTTAGACAAAGCAATACCTTGATACATCCCAGACCCTTTACCATCCAAGGTCTGGTTTAAAGGTATACTACTTTCTAAACTGCTAAATAGCAAAGAATTAAATTCAGGTTTCCTACGAATCTGACTAATTCTGACATTTTTTTGGCGTTCTATAATACTTAAATCAAGACCCAGATCTAAAATAGCTTCTTTTATTGCTTTTGCCGCTAAGTATCCGCTATTAACAAATGTGTCATCATCAGGATGAGAAGCATCAACTAAAATCAACTCGGAAATAGGGCTAATATGAGCAATTTCAGAAAAAGAATATCTACTTGTGAGCTTTGAAATAGTATAAGAGCCATATAAATAGTATATAGCAGTCTTACAAACTCCAGCAATACGGTCTTCGTTCTTTACTGGTAATATCAAAGCAATAGAGTTTTTATTATTTTTTTGCTTCAGTTCAACAAGCTCTAAAATTAAGGATTCTAAATCACGATTTGAATCAGTATATTCGATGGTTTCCATAGCTTTTATTTCCTTTAAGCAACTGAATGGTATCATTAAATGCAGAAATATTGAATCTTGACATAAAACTTTACATTCAACTATCCCTCTTCTGTCAAACTGGGGTCAAACCCTGAGGGGGTGACATGAGCCCTGAAAAGTTTACTATATAAGGCTTTGAGACCAATGATTTTATTCAAGATTAAGAATTAAGAATTAAGAATTTAGAATTAAGAATTTAGAATTAAGAATTAAGAATTAAGAATTAAGAATTAAGAATTAAGAATTTAGAATTAAGAATTTAGAATTAAGAATTAAGAATTAAGAATTAAGAATTAAGAATTAAGAATTAAGAATTAAGAATTAAGAATTAAGAATTAAGAATGGTTAATTAAAAATTAGACCTCTTGCATCTCATCAACCTTGATGAAGACAAGGCAAAAGGTATAAATTTTGATTTAAGCACCTAAACAAAATTAATTTACTACTACCAATCTCTGTACCCCTTACATCGTAATGCTTTGAGTTTTGAAAAATGTGTAATTAATTTTGTGCACCTGCTTATATACATTGGGTGCATCTCATTTTTGCTGTTTGATTCGGTGGTGCGTTACGGGGCGGACTTTCCCAAAGCTGTCTACGAGCTGGAAAATGACGGCGAGCCGCCCCTAACGCACCCTACGTAATATTTTCAAATATGAGATGCACCCTATACATTCTAAATTCTACATTCTAAATTCTAAATTCTAAATTCTAAATTCTAAATTCTAAATTCTAAATTCTACATTCTACATTCTACATTCTACATTCTACATTCTACATTCTACATTCTACATTCTACATTCTACATTCTACATTCTACATTCTACATTCTACATTCTACATTCTACATTCTACATTCTACATTCTACATTCTACATTCTACATTCTACATTCTACATTCTACATTCTACATTCTACATTCTTAATTCTACATTCTTAATTCTTAATTCCCTAGCCTATTTGCGTCATTTCATTGAAACTGAATTCCTCAACCGCGCCATCAGTTGCAGCCATGTAATCCTTCAGGTGCTGGGCACCCATATGCTTCTGCCACAGCTCACGGGATTCCCAATTTTCAAAAAACATAAAGTGAGCTGGATTTTCATTGTTCTGATGCAAATCGTATTGCAAGCAGCCCTCTTCAGCACGAGTGATGTCGATCAACTTTTTAAGCTCAGTCTTTACCAGGTCAATTTTGTCATCTTTAGCTGTGATATGAGCAACAAGAGTCAATTTAGCCATGTTTTTGTTTCCTTCGTTTTAGTTATTTTCAGTCTTTAAAAATTGAAAATATGATGTAAGTATTCAGCTATCAGCTATCAGCTATCAGCTATCAGCTATCAGCTATCAGCTATCAGCTATCAGCTATCAGCTATCAGCTATCAGCTATCAGCTATCAGCTATCAGCTATCAGCTATCAGCGGTCAGCGATTAGCGCTAGGCGCACGCTACTTGAGGTGCTACAGATGGTGCTTTTGAATAAAACAGGTAAGCATTGGAATAATGCTGAGTTACCTTAGCTGACGGCTGACGGCTGACGGCTGACGGCTGACGGCTGAATGCTTACAATCTGATCGCGATAACTTGCCACCGTTGGCTATGCTCTCTTAATTAAAACCGTCGAGTACATTTTTGCCAATGGCACGACCGCTCTCTTGCTGCGAATGAGCAGTCTTGAGGGTTTCCACACTGATTTTCCCGAGATTGTTGGTCACGGTGGAAATTAGTGTGCCATCGTCAATGAGCTCCGACACCCGATTCAGCAATTCATGCTGTTTTTCGATGTCCTCCGTTTGAAACATCGAGCGAGTAAACATGAATTCCCAGCTGAAGCTTAGGGCTTTGGGTTTGATCAATTTCATGTCTAGGGATTGAGGGTCATCAATTAGTGCGATATGACCGCGAGGCTTGATCAGCTCGATGATGCCAGGAAAATGTCCGTCTGATCCTGAAAGGGAAGCAACGTAGCGGGGCTCTAGTCCCAATTCCTTGACTTGATCAACAAGGGACTGGCGGTGATTGATCACATGGTCGGCACCCATCTTTTGAACCCACTCGATGGTTTCCGGACGAGATGCAGTTGCGATCGCAGTCAACCCGGTGAGTTTCTTGGCAAGTTGAATCAGGATTGACCCAACACCTCCTGCGCCACCGATAATCAGTATACTCTCGCCCTTGCCTTCTCCTTCTTTGACCCCGAGGCAGTCGAACAGGATTTCCCAGGCAGTAATAGAGGTCAGTGGAAAACCAGCTGCTTCCGCAAAGCCCAGGGATTTGGGCTTTTTCCCGACAATCCGCTCATCAACGGCATGGAGCTCGGAGTTGGTGCCCGGTCGAGTGATATCACCCGCATAATAGACTTCATCACCAACTTTAAATTTGCTGACATCGCTGCCAACTTCTCGAACAACACCTGCGGCATCATAGCCAATGACCTTGGTGCCCTTTTCCGGTGCCATCTTGGCGCGCACTTTCACGTCCACAGGATTGACCGAAATTCCCCGAACCTCTACCAACAGGTCATGTGGCCCTAATTCCGGCGTTTCGGTTTCAAATTCGATCAGCGCGTCTGGTGCAGTGATTGGTCCAGCCTGATTATATCCTATGGCTTTCATATCTTGGTTTTCCTTTTTTGATCAATGCCGCCGATTCGATTGTATAGTGGTTTTTGGTTTAAAATTGCTGCACTGCCCACCCTACATCAACTTATGGGGAAAACCATGATATGTACATTTTTGTTAGGTGATTCAGGATTTACTCCTCCAGCACCTGAAGTGAAGCAGGGATCACAGTTGCTGGAGTTTTGCGATTGGCCTTTGGGCCACGCTACGCGAACGCATCCTTCTCCTCTACCAGATGTTCGTGATGGGAGCTGCTATAACAACTGAAACTATCAACAAGATTGGTGTGTCCAGTAACCGATATACCGAATCAAAAACTGCTGTATAAACCATATAATTATTACAGACTCCTAGCTTTTATACTGAAACCATTGATAATCCAGGAGATACCGTGTCACAAGCCCCTAAGAAATATGACTTTAGACAAGCCCAATTTGCTGGTGGATTTATAGATGCTGCTGATAGCTTTCATGCACATCAGATCGGTGGCAATATCAATATTAATAATTATGCTCCAGAGCAAAGACAAAACCTAGCGGATGCAGCAGCAGAAATTCAGGAGCTTTTGCAGCAACTACAGCAAATTTATCCCAAGGCAACGAAAATTGAAAAACAGAGTGCTTTAGCTGTAACGCTTCAACAAGCAATTAAGCAAAACCCAACATTCAAGACAAGGCTACGTAATGCCCTAAAAGAAGGGGGAATCGAAGCCCTGAAGGTGTTGTTTGCCCCGATTGGTATTCCCATTGAAATGGTTAAAGGTTGGATTGAGGCGGAAGCTGAGTAACGAGCAGTATCGGTAGATACCCATGTCTGAAGACCCAAAAACAGTTTCTAACAATAACCTAAATAAATCTCAGTTTGGGGGTGGGTTTGTTGATGCTGATACAGTCCATGCTCATCAAATTGGTGGTGACATCCATAATCATTATAATTATGTTCCGAATCAGTCACCAACCCTAACTCGCCAAGAATACCGTAACCGTCAGGCATTACTCGCTAAAGTCAAGAACTATTGGGTCAAAGGCGTTCTGGAAAAATCCCTCTATCACC
The Moorena sp. SIOASIH genome window above contains:
- a CDS encoding pentapeptide repeat-containing protein, encoding MKFRILGISVLLASLGLIAPINAEVREHYLQLLQTKECRSCDLVNSDLARADLREADLRYANLQGANLSGANLSDAMLESAAMRVIDGTGATFRNANLDSAYATGANMSRADFSGASVVWANFISADLSGSSFRGADLSNTTFLNANLNGADLSGANLSNANFINADLTNANLDNANLTGAQLPR
- a CDS encoding Tex family protein, whose protein sequence is MTTIPQILAQELSLSATQIENALSLFAEGATIPFIARYRKELTGSLDEVQLRTIAERHTYLTELEQRKSVILNAIASAGKLTDELKAKIEACQQKTELEDLYLPYKPKRRTRATMAREKGLEPLADWIESMNTPEVKSVSLSEEAAKYISPDHKLNTVEDVLQGASDILAEAVAEKAHLRAYLRDYFLKSGVFVSRIKKDYPEGTTKFEMYREFQIPVKSVAPHNMLALLRGEAEGVIKLELSFDEDYVMSYLESEEIHTKVTLLREFYQTMLKDGFNRLMKTSLTTEVRADRKTYADAESIKTFEANLRELLLSAPAGMKPTLAIDPGFRTGCKVAILDETAKYITYQAVFPHQGSQKREQAAKTIKNLIETYQIELIAIGNGTASRETDEFISEVLKTMERKPIKVMVNESGASIYSASELAREEFPDLDVTVRGAISIGRRLQDPLAELVKIDPKSIGVGQYQHDVDQKLLKKKLDDTVESCVNYVGVDLNTASAQLLTFVSGITPTIANNIVTYRNQQGAFRNRREILKVPKLGPKAFEQSAGFLRIRNGDNPLDNTAVHPESYPVVKAIASDLQLPLAKINQGAERFKSVDLNRYVTDTIGLPTLEDIIQELEKPGRDPRAEFKYATFKEGVNELKDLSPGMELEGIVTNVVNFGAFVDIGVHQDGLVHISQLADRFVEDPKQIVKVGQVVKVRVMEVNEKLKRVSLSMRSPSSN
- a CDS encoding VOC family protein is translated as MVSSLEVIKPTLSPGSLRRVHHIALNVKDIQASRHFYGTVLGLHELTGEEVPSTLRSLVAAGKVTNFVTPDGIVVDLFSEPELSPPDPDPHRGFTRVNHLAFDIDPQLFDEAVEVLKQNQIPIDHGPVTRPTGRGIYFYDPDGFMVEIRCDPME
- the msrA gene encoding peptide-methionine (S)-S-oxide reductase MsrA, with product MEKATFGGGCFWGVEAAFRKVKGVVSTSVGYMGGHFPNPCYLDVLSRITGHAEVAQVEYDPEKVSYEQLLEVFWSIHDPTTLNRQGPDRGEQYRSVIFFHNQEQEVLARRSKQKLQVSGKFDKDIVTEIKPASDYYLADDYHQQYFEKKQRSLR
- a CDS encoding putative quinol monooxygenase, whose product is MAKLTLVAHITAKDDKIDLVKTELKKLIDITRAEEGCLQYDLHQNNENPAHFMFFENWESRELWQKHMGAQHLKDYMAATDGAVEEFSFNEMTQIG
- a CDS encoding zinc-binding alcohol dehydrogenase family protein, which codes for MKAIGYNQAGPITAPDALIEFETETPELGPHDLLVEVRGISVNPVDVKVRAKMAPEKGTKVIGYDAAGVVREVGSDVSKFKVGDEVYYAGDITRPGTNSELHAVDERIVGKKPKSLGFAEAAGFPLTSITAWEILFDCLGVKEGEGKGESILIIGGAGGVGSILIQLAKKLTGLTAIATASRPETIEWVQKMGADHVINHRQSLVDQVKELGLEPRYVASLSGSDGHFPGIIELIKPRGHIALIDDPQSLDMKLIKPKALSFSWEFMFTRSMFQTEDIEKQHELLNRVSELIDDGTLISTVTNNLGKISVETLKTAHSQQESGRAIGKNVLDGFN